The following are from one region of the Thermosinus carboxydivorans Nor1 genome:
- a CDS encoding 2-oxoacid:ferredoxin oxidoreductase subunit beta, with the protein MEKIIEKYYRPRLPHIWCPGCGNGIVTGAIVKAIDKLGLDQNKTVIVSGIGCSSRASGYLNFDTVHSAHGRALPVATGIKLAEPDLNVIVVTGDGDGTAIGGNHFIHAARRNINLTVILYNNNIYGMTGGQYSPLTPTNNKATTAPYGTVERTFDIAELAKAAGATFVARGTAYHTQMLVDLIAQAISHDGFALVEAITQCPISYGRQNKMGDAPKMLAWQRDHAVTVEAAKKLAPEQLADKFLIGVLHKSEAPEYTKQYDLILAKAQKGAR; encoded by the coding sequence ATGGAAAAAATCATCGAAAAATATTACCGCCCCCGTCTGCCTCATATCTGGTGCCCGGGCTGCGGCAACGGCATTGTTACCGGCGCCATCGTCAAGGCTATCGACAAATTGGGGCTGGACCAAAATAAAACCGTCATTGTTTCCGGTATCGGCTGCTCGTCCCGTGCTTCGGGCTACCTTAACTTCGATACCGTTCACTCCGCTCACGGCCGTGCCCTGCCGGTCGCTACCGGGATCAAGCTGGCTGAGCCGGACCTTAATGTCATTGTCGTTACCGGCGACGGCGACGGCACCGCAATCGGCGGCAACCACTTCATCCATGCGGCCCGCCGCAATATCAACCTGACAGTGATCCTTTACAACAACAACATTTATGGTATGACCGGCGGCCAATATTCGCCGCTTACGCCGACCAATAACAAGGCGACAACGGCGCCTTACGGAACGGTCGAACGCACCTTTGATATCGCGGAACTGGCCAAGGCGGCCGGCGCCACCTTTGTCGCCCGCGGTACGGCCTATCACACCCAAATGCTTGTCGACCTCATCGCCCAAGCCATCAGCCATGACGGCTTCGCCCTGGTCGAAGCCATCACCCAGTGCCCCATTTCCTATGGCCGGCAAAACAAGATGGGCGATGCGCCTAAGATGCTCGCATGGCAGCGCGACCACGCCGTTACCGTCGAAGCGGCGAAAAAGCTCGCCCCCGAACAGCTTGCCGATAAATTCCTTATCGGCGTCCTGCACAAGAGCGAAGCGCCGGAATACACCAAGCAATATGATTTAATCCTCGCCAAAGCGCAGAAAGGAGCCCGGTAA
- a CDS encoding 2-oxoacid:acceptor oxidoreductase family protein translates to MVEMRLSGSGGQGLILAGIILAEAALLDGKLAIQSQSYGPEARGGASKSEVIIADRPIHYPKVTKPNLVLAMTQEATNKYCADLPADGILMVDTTFVKEIPEHVKNVYRLPITETSNAELGKSLFANIIALGAIVAATNVVSVESITQAVLNRVPPGTEEVNKRALELGMQLIQKK, encoded by the coding sequence ATGGTTGAAATGCGGCTTTCAGGCTCTGGCGGACAGGGTCTTATTCTCGCCGGTATCATTCTCGCCGAAGCGGCACTACTGGACGGTAAATTGGCCATCCAGTCCCAGTCCTACGGTCCCGAGGCCCGCGGCGGCGCCAGCAAATCCGAGGTCATCATCGCCGACCGGCCCATCCATTACCCCAAAGTCACCAAGCCTAATCTGGTGCTGGCCATGACGCAGGAAGCCACCAACAAATACTGCGCCGACCTGCCGGCGGATGGCATCCTGATGGTAGACACTACCTTCGTCAAAGAAATCCCTGAACACGTTAAAAACGTCTACCGGCTGCCCATCACCGAAACGTCCAACGCTGAACTGGGCAAAAGCCTCTTTGCCAACATTATTGCCCTCGGCGCCATCGTGGCGGCCACCAATGTCGTTAGTGTCGAGTCGATTACCCAGGCGGTTCTTAACCGCGTTCCCCCCGGCACTGAAGAAGTCAACAAACGCGCCCTTGAACTGGGAATGCAATTAATCCAAAAAAAATAG